A genomic region of Candidatus Stoquefichus sp. SB1 contains the following coding sequences:
- a CDS encoding M50 family metallopeptidase, with the protein MQTIINVIVFLLILGSIIIIHELGHFLAAKFFGVYCSQFSIGFGPKIWSKKGKETEYELRALPFGGFVAMAGEEDQAENEDMKDVPVERTLKGIQTYKKVIIFLAGVFMNFVLAIVVTLGVNLVSGQIPVNVAQIGTIVDNSPAQQAGLKENDIIQQVDVQETGQTLLVSNFDDLQLTQDYLKTTSQTLNLKVTVLRGEAKEVVDVKVNYNQDDGKYKLGITQATRHMNIAESFQYTFVSLGTMSMAIFSALGQLVTKFSQTVTQLSGPAGIYQITAQVTETGQVAYLLNLLALLSVNVGIFNLMPIPGLDGCQVLFALVEKMIGREIPSKLRLGLQMVGLGLVMLLMVFVTYQDISRMFG; encoded by the coding sequence ATGCAAACAATTATTAATGTGATTGTCTTTTTACTGATTTTAGGATCAATTATAATTATTCATGAATTAGGACATTTTCTGGCAGCTAAATTTTTTGGTGTTTATTGCAGTCAGTTTTCTATTGGTTTTGGTCCTAAAATTTGGTCAAAAAAAGGAAAAGAAACAGAATATGAATTAAGAGCATTACCTTTTGGTGGTTTTGTGGCAATGGCAGGTGAAGAAGATCAAGCTGAAAATGAAGATATGAAAGACGTGCCTGTTGAAAGAACTCTTAAAGGTATTCAGACATATAAGAAAGTGATTATCTTTTTAGCAGGTGTTTTCATGAATTTTGTTTTAGCTATTGTTGTTACATTAGGAGTGAATCTGGTGTCTGGACAGATTCCTGTTAATGTAGCTCAAATTGGTACAATTGTTGATAATTCTCCAGCCCAACAGGCCGGATTAAAAGAAAATGATATTATTCAACAAGTTGATGTGCAAGAAACAGGTCAAACATTATTGGTTTCTAATTTTGATGATCTTCAATTAACTCAGGATTATTTAAAAACAACTTCACAAACTTTAAATTTAAAGGTAACTGTTTTACGTGGTGAAGCAAAGGAAGTTGTTGATGTCAAAGTCAATTATAATCAAGATGATGGAAAATATAAATTAGGAATAACACAAGCAACACGTCATATGAATATTGCTGAATCATTCCAATATACTTTTGTTTCTTTAGGAACTATGAGTATGGCTATTTTTTCGGCTTTAGGGCAATTGGTTACTAAATTTTCTCAGACAGTGACACAATTATCTGGTCCAGCTGGAATATATCAAATTACTGCTCAGGTGACTGAGACAGGGCAAGTGGCTTATTTATTAAACTTATTAGCATTACTTTCCGTGAATGTTGGTATTTTTAATCTTATGCCTATTCCTGGACTTGATGGATGTCAGGTGCTCTTTGCGTTGGTTGAAAAAATGATTGGACGTGAAATTCCTAGTAAGTTGAGATTAGGATTGCAGATGGTAGGTTTAGGCCTTGTTATGCTTTTAATGGTTTTTGTCACATATCAAGATATATCGAGAATGTTTGGATAA